The DNA sequence GTCCATCAGCATCATGGAAAGCACAATATCGAGCCATATCCTTCCTTCCACGCGGCCCATTTCGGGCTGGTTTACGGAAAATGCCACTTTTCCCCCCAACTTCAAGGATATGCCCTATTGGGGCAGTTAAGGGGGTATACTCCGTATACCTAGCAGCCTCTCTTTTGGCGGGATATTTATAACCTGCGCTCCTTTGAGAGCCAGCAGTATTCACCGTAATTAGGGCtttcttatcatccttttctGACTTCTCCGTCTGGTTTCCACTATACGGGGTCGTCCCATATGAGGTTCTACGAGCATACCCCCTTCCTTTGGGGCTATAGGACCTATTCCTTTTATTTTTGCCCCAATTTCCCGAGCCTCCTGGGTTATTGTCCCTTTTGAGTTTAGCCAGAGATTTCTCCACCACCTTGTGGGGCTCTGCCTTGGCATAAAAGGCTGCTAGAGTCCTTGGCTCTCGTCGCTGAAGTTCTTTCCAGAAATCCGTTCATGGCTTAACCCCGATTATCAAAAAATTCTTATAAGTCTCTTCTGCGGCTTTCCTCACTTTGGATACTTCATCGTTAAAATGCTTCAGGTACTCGTTCAAAGTCTCATTATCCTTTTGCTTGATATTTGCCAGCGTATTGGCAGGTGGGGCGTATGCTACCGATGCCCGGAATTGGGACAGGAACATTTCGCTCATTTGCCTCCAGGACCTGATTGAGTTACCTGGAAGCCTCTTAAACCACTGGTGGGCGTTAGTGTAGCAGCCAGTAGACGGCACTTAGTCAATTTATTAATTTGGTACACCTCCATTTCCGTTCTAAAGCGGCTCAAATATTCCACGGGATTTGTGATTCCACTGAACTTTAAGTCCCCTACCCCCCTGTAAGAACGCGGAAGAGGAGAGTCCCTCACTCTTCTCGTAAAGGGGGATGTAACAGTCAAACTAGAGCGTGCATGCTTTTCGGCCTTTAACCTTCTCAGGGCTTCCCTCAAGTCTTTCACCTTATATTGCTTGTCTTCCCCATCCGAGAAGAGACTACCCTCAACATCTGAGTTATCAGTGGAATCCCCACTGGAGGGTATCATAGAATTATGATGAGAGCTAGCACTGCGCTCCTCCTCTTCCACAACCGGGGTCTTCACTGAACGGGATCTTCGATCCTGGGTATGAGACCGAGAACCTGATTTCTCCCTCTGAGAAGTCCGAGAGACTGTTTTTTCTCTTTGAGACCCCTTTGAGGCTGACTTCTCTGTTTGCTTTCGCCATTCAGCTCTATCTCGTGTCTCCATCAGCTTATAACGCAGGTCCTTGTTATTCAACTTTTCCCCCATCCTATCAAACACGCTGATGCTACGCGTGGGGGACCCCTCGGACTCGCGATAATCCTCCTCATCGGTATCCCAATCGGGATTTTCCTGATCAATTTCAACGTCAGAAAACGTTGGTTTCTTCTGATCATCTTCCAGgtcctcttcttcatcatcaaAGTTAAGGCGAACCGGCGAGACTTGAGCCTTTTTAGCTTTTTGGCCACTACCATCATATTTTCGCCTCCACGTTTTCATTCTTAGAGACTTCTTCTCCAAGGAAACAATCTTTTGACtcatgtaatatcccgtaatttttagaattagattaataattgaataatagaataaaagtattaaaattagataaggactaggatttaaaattgaattagactaatgggcctaaaatttgaaTCAGAtactaatatggataacttgtaggttaaaaTATAGGGTTTGGTATCGTTATAAATATACCATATTCGTCTTCctcatttttaatataaaaattcgtagggctctactcgacaaaaatcagaaatcttgtaaaattcatagaaaattcatcgtaagtcggaattcaatgatcctggacttttcggaaagatcTTTTCGTTATCTACAACTTTTatgtttcgtgtttttcaaaataacgtcgtttagagggtcaaaaaggctatattcagatctgatcaggttttgaggtaagttttcgatcggtTTTGCTAGTGTTTTCAAACTTGTGTGTTATACatgtatatttgattatcaaaatttgggctaagtgattatatatttgaaagtattatatgttacaagtatacgtattATTGTATCTCTGTGGTGTTTagacgataattttggatctttgatttgtgccatggtttgtgaaaatatcgaataagaacttaggaccgcagtcaccggattgtggtgacagttttcagaaaatttaggacTGTTATCgccgggttgtagtggtcgtggcatgaattagggatttcaaattattgttgtttatgtgttatgtgtattgtgtgtatcgaataagaataagaataagaatatgtatcgaaagtgtttgtttcgtatatcgtatcgtatagaatgtcgtattttgttatatatgtatgtgttacttggcctactagttagATCGATTATTTTtttgctgggctgtatagctcattacttacaaattcaggtttcgtctaagagttcgagttggatagcattgaagTTTCGAGGACTTAAGATTGGAGTATATTAAATTTTGGGCTTCAGTTAGCTGCGATTTTGTAATAGTCACcattgtaatagaattttggattaataaTTGTATTGAAATTTAGTTTtgtatttagatttaatagtccggaagtgcgggctgttacaacTCATCTGTTCAATCTTCCTGAGGAGCTCCGAATTCGTAACTCCTCCATCTCCTTCTTCACGGTCATTATGACTCTCGCTTGCTGTTCGTTCATTACCGGAACTTCCCGACATCTCTCCTCTCTAGAGATTAATTCAAGCACGATAATgcccctccttctagcaccaGAAATGTTGTGAGAGGAAAATGGTACAACACTTTTTGGAGGAAATCGCTGAAATAACGGGAAGCACGCCTGGATTTAGGCCTAATCGACGGCCTATTCGTGACAGCTGTATACGCCCGACTCGCCGGAATCCGGTGGCGAGCAAGGCTTTGTTTGGACTGAATTTGCAAGGTTCCCGATATGTGATGACTGAATAATTCCTACTCAGTCATAGATGTACTCGAGAGATCTCACAGAATGTTTGTTCTCAATTATTAATAGAGAAACGTGTATGTGTGTAACCCCGCAAATGACCTACATATCCTATATTTATAGGAATCAAGTCCGCATGTAGTTCTAGTTGCTGTTGGACTCTTCATCAGATTTGCCAACCACGTTTTTGCCCAGGCTTAGGGCTGTTCTTGATCCTTATCTAGCTAGGTTTAAGCTAGGATAAGAGAGTCCTACTACCAATACACCActaacatttacttatccatataattattgtatttatcaaccatatatatgtatattccaTACATGCATCAAATAAATCTGTTTGCAAGTAGTTGTAAGTCATTAGGAGTCGTTTCCTTCTTGCTGTCCCATTGTAGAGTTCGTCTTCGACTAGGACACTACTTCTGCAGGCCTCTTGCTACTGTCAGAATAGCCCCAACTAAGCAGCATGCCCTGAAGACCCCGGTGTCTTGACACACCTCAGAAACCGTAGGGTATTTGGCATCCTCAAAGCGTGCTTCTAGCCTTCCTTCGCTAACACTCCTTCAAATAGGCAACCACCATATTCCCTATACCCCTACAATAATAATCCATACGTGTCTAATACCCCATGTTCTGCCATCCGCAAGGCCCAGTTCTCCCTATGGGCCATAAATCCGGCCCATGGCTGATTTTAGGCACAACAAAGGGCTTATTTGAACTCATTATTTAATGATAAAGGGCTTACTTGATCTTTTTAATACTATAGGGGGGAATTTGCTCCACGCACTAAAACACAAGGGCTTTTTTGCTCATTAACTCTAACTTTTTTATTAAACTTagtttttaataatatttcaatATTTAGTGGTTTAATAAAAAATAGTTAAGTAaggataattaagtaatttcagcaagtaccgaccgaccgaccgactaccaaacttttaatatttcgtctattataatatagtatagatatgaTTATATGTTTGATCAATCATGAAAAATAATCTATTTAAACATTAAAATATAATATGATGATACCACCGTAGCTAGAATATGATTATATATTCTGATGTATATAGTTATATAATATACATCGCAAAAAAAAGTTAATTTAATTCAGCATCCATATATTTCTTAATATTTACATatttatcaaaaataataaaaaattggAAAAATATAAGAAGTAAAGTaataatatacatatacataaaaaaattatcaaaataaattttaaaaaatagaacaagtaaattttaaaaaccgTGTATCGCACGGTCTACACGTTAGtgttaataaaataaatataatcaattggatttaaaaatattatttttcaattttcttaaaaataattttaaaaaattatatatcaATTTTATAAATTACATTAATAAAACATACCGTGCGTTGGGTATAAATTAGTTATAAGAAagtataaataatttataaatttctAATGTAATTAATTTGAAAAGTAACTAGATATGTTACTATATTTCATATTAATAGTAACCATGGTTAATCAAATATGATACGAGTGGTTTTTTTGAACCATCATTTTGATAAGGAGGGTTATTTGAACCAAAATAAAGTAGAGGGGCTTATTTGCTCTCACCCTTTTAATACAAGGTGTTTTTTACCCCTTAACCCAAAAAGTTATTAAAAATTTGACTGGTAGGCATGGGCGGATCCATGATTTAAATTTcattatattaatatataaactGTTTTCATAGGTTCAgggttcgaatcccgtcaacagcgtgttatatttaaatttttatattctttatttttaacAAATTATACAGGTTCAAGATTGGAGTCCCATGgacatattatatattatattatttatttttcagtcaagtctcaaattatcataaaacatatattattataaattattatgttcctcaatttatttttcaactattgaaaatttatattaatatattaataattttaatataaaatatattattaaaaaattattcgaGTGTTAAAAACAATCTGTGCATCGCACGGGGTATATGCTAGTTATATATAGGACTGTATTAGGACATTGTAGCGTAGCATGTTTGAATAATAGTAAAATAATGTAATCTACAATACATAATATATTGTATCGTGTTCCTTGAAAGAATctaaatttgattttaaaatatataacCACGGTTAACAAAATATGATAACAAGGGCTTATTTGAACTCATTATTTAATGATAAAGGGCTTACTTGATCCTTTTAATACTATAGGGGGATATTTGCTCCACGCACTGAAACACAAAAGCTTTTTTGCTCCTTAactcttttattaatattaaaatacttttaagtctgttcttttatttattataatattgATAATTTTATATATCTCTAATAACACTTACTATTTGGAGATCACTAACAAACTTTGAAACAGTTTTGATTCACAAGAATATTTAATGatttgaaaaaaatgaaaaattaagAACGTTACTAAATCACAAAATAATATTGGATTTTTGTAAAACAACACGTGAGATTCAGTTTGGTTACTAATAACACCTTCAAATCTCACGGAAGTAGAATTCATCATTATGTCTCATGAGAACCTGTCTCTTAAATGCGACCTTGGTTCatgtggtttgcaggctattgcgtgaaccGTAAGGTTTATCCAATACGCACCTAAGGGTAATGGCAGCAGGTTATTTACGAACAAAAAAATATAACTGATTAGCTTAGAAAGAACACCCTAACCATTGTTCTACATGGCATGATTTTATGAAGTTTATTTGGTTAAACGTGGCCATAAAAAAAGATACAAGGTTGACATGTGAAGATTATAGTTATTTTAGTCTAAAATAGATTTAGGTGTCAATAAATAAATTCAGGGTGTTTATAAATTATCATTCTAAATTTAAGGATTGATTAATGTTTTGATTAACggaaaatttatatttttttaaaaaaaaattgatattttttcaaaaaattaaaaaaaataataatttttttttaaatactaatattttcagtgAAATAATTACAAACATGTACTAAGTATATATATTCACATCATATTTACAAACAACATTATAAAATATGTATAATACTACAAATCAAtactaatttattaaatataaatataaatttatcttactttaattttaatatttatgtgtatatttatttatttcatgtgGTATAGTACATGCAAGGGTAAACCCGAAACTAATACTGAgtacaaatatattttttaatgtACCTAAGATTAGGGCTGCAAAAAGGTCAAAACCATGACCGGGCTGAACCGGAACGGACCGGATCGAAGACcggaatttttcaaaattaagGACCGAGAACTGGATCGGTTCTATCCGGTCTTGAGACCGGACCAGAAAAACCCGGTTTGGACCggtttaattaatatttatataaaaaaattatttatataattttattttattttttcttttaaatttatagacattaaaaagtttgttacttggtacgtgaataaaaatttaaaagtaattatatatcttattattttaaaagaaatattaatttttaagtatatgaatatcaatattttatcacATGAAGTGagaaatttaataatttaaagtGTAGTTTcgatatattttattatattaatttattatccattaatttggatcaataaaatatgatatgggtgaatgtttaatatttatatatgatCTTATAGGAAATAAAGTAaagataaaataattatatatatgaattCAGTTCCATTTAGGTCTTGGAATGATGAGACCGAAGACCGGATATTTTCAATTATAAGGACCGGGACCGGACCAGGTATATTCGATCCGGTCCGGGTCTTGGACTGGTAAACCGATCCGGTCCGGGTTACCAGAATTCTGTACCGCCCTAACCAAGATGAAAATAAAAATACTCAATTTTCGTGTAGTTGGGGGGTTTAGTCTATATTTAACCCATTAAAATATAGAGTGATGGTTGACTGAGGGTTTACTTGGATTATCTCTGTATTGTTTGCATTGCAGTGTTTGTTTGAAAGATTCAAAGAGCTCATTCCTTTATTTAAGCTCTTACTTGTTTATGCAATTTTGGATGTGAGACTGAGAAGAACAACAATGATTTCATCTCCTTTTTTCTCACTGGTTACTCTAGCATTTCTTACCATGTTGCTAATTGCAAAACCAACTTTAACAGGTATTTCTTTTATCCTCTAGCACACGTGCGCAAGCACTCATTTAGTTTGCTAACAATTTCATCAACAGGTGCAGCAACTGTTGGAGTGGCTTATGGAAGGGACGGAAACAATTTGCCATCACCTAGAGAAGTGGTAGATCTGTACAGGTCACAAGGCATAGGGGCTATGAGAATTTACTGGCCAGACCCAGAAGTTCTGCAAGCGCTGAAGGGATCAGGCATTGAACTGGTACTAGGTGTGCCAAACACAGATCTTCAGCAACTGGCTTCAGACATCCCCTCCGCCCAGAGATGGGTTCGAACAAATGTTCTAAACTACCCCGACGTGAAAGTCAAGTACATATCAGTAGGGAATGAAGTCACTCCTGTGAATCCCCAATCAAGGTATGCAACCTTTGTTGTCCCTGCAATGACCAACATTTTCAATGCAGTTAAAGATGCAGGCCTATTTCAGAAAGTGAGAGTGTCTACGACTCTTGACACGAGTGTCATCGATGAGAAAACATCGTATCCACCATCAGCAGGTAACTTCAGGAGAGATGTGATGTGGTTTATGAATCCAATCATCGGCTTTTTAACTGATACCAACCAACCAATTCTGTTCACTGTCTACCCATACTATGCTTACATTAGCAATAATAGAATAAAGTTGCCATACGTATTGTTCACACAACAATCCCCAGAATTCACAGATAACGGTCTCAAGTACTATAACCTCTTTGATGCAATGTTGGACGGCGTCTATTCTGCTCTAGAAAAAAATAGCGGTCCTGCAGCCATGCCTGCAGCCATGTTGAATGGAACTGTCTCCTCCTCCTTAAGGAGAGGGTATCAGGTGAAAGCTGTTATAACCGAGACCGGCTATAGGCATACGCCAGGGCCGCCACGGGGACACGGTAGAAGAACACTTTTGGCTTCTGAAGATGCTTGCACCTATTATGAGAATCTGGTAAAACATGTCACTTCTATTGGTACTCCAAAGAGGCCTGGTCCTATTGAAACCTACTTATTTGCAATGTTCGACGAGGATAAGAAACCAGAGGATCAGAGGAACTTTGGCATCTTTGGTCTCAATAAACAACCTCGCTGTGCAATTAATTTCCATGGAACTTAATGCTATATATGTACGTACTCCGGCTACAGAATGGTATGCACGCTTTGTTTAAATATTGTGCAAGTCATTATCTCGCACTATGTACTAGTTTTACCTTTCTAACGCAGAATAAAAGTTTGTAATCTTTTTTATTCCTGtcaaaattttttgaaaaattcgATATCCGTCATAGAATTCCGCATTCGTATCcaagaaaaagatgatattaTATGTATCTGAAATAAAACAGATATTATTCATATTTGAATCCGAAATATTCGAATCCGAataagtacatatatatatatatatatatatatatgatatttaaatcatataaacatataattgtatataatttaaaaattaatttttttagtttataATGTGTGtttaatcataaaaaatattataaaatcaTGGTAGATACTACACGGCcatcaaaaaattcaaaaaatccgatattcgtctAAAATATCTGAATTCGTATCCGAGAAAAATCGGATATTATCTATATCCGAAATAAAGCgaatattatccgtattcgaatccgacAATTGTAGATGCGGATACAGATATAGACATCCATATCCGAATTATCCGATTGACAACCATACTTCTCAAGTAGCCACTGGTTaatttcaattaatattaaaCATTATTTGAATGCACTCATCTCTTCTATATGTAACTAGTAAATAAAGCCGCGCTTCACGCCTGCATTTAGATTTgatataaattaatattaaaatttagataaaaattaATTTGGGTTATCATCTAGTCAAATACAATATTGTCAACTCAACTCTCACATCTCATGTATCCTTGTTAACTAATAATACATTTTTTAGGGTTAATTACACTTTGCACCCTACTACTTTGTTTCAAAAACAAAATTGTATAAGAACTTTATAAATTCAGTTTGCACCCCTAAACTTCAACTTTCAGATTCATTATGCACCCCTTTCCAAAATTTGTTGAATTGGGTAGGAGTAGAATCGGAAATTCAGCAAAAATATTAAGTAAATTAAATTTACATCTTTTAAATAAtgttaaaaattaaattttaatacataaattgtaagtttttaatttttaaatgataataGTAATTTCAATTTTGATTTTCATTTCATAGTATTAATGCTAATATTTTGTAATTCTACAATAAATAATTTTAGCAATTACTTTTgattatataataaaattaattaagtaaagtaataaaattttgaattgatattataaaaatacaaaacgattatataacttataagttatttcTCTCCATATCTATGTAAGagtttttgaatttttttctCCATATCCTGTTTTCAAACTGGTTTGTGTGGGAGTGTCTATCTATCGCAAATATTCACAGCCTAGACGAGCAAATGACATATCTAAATATTGATGTGAAAGAAAATAAAGAATTGGTTTTTGAGGGAGTTGTTGCGGAGTTTAACAAATACGATCTCTTTTTGGTGGGAAGGTTCCTGTTAGAGAAAACAGTCAACATCATGGCTATGAAGTGTAAATTGGCTGATCTGTGGAAGCCGACAATGGGAATAAATATTAAGGAGACTGATTCTAGTTTGTTCTTGTTCCAATTCTATCATAAAGAAGATTTATAGTGGGTTCTTAATGGTGGTCCTTGGTCATTCGACAATATTATGTTGGTGTTAAATGTGATTCCTCCGAGAGAGAGTCTTGTTAGTATTCCATTATTTTTACTTAATATTTGGATACAAATTTATGATCTACCATCAGGTTCTATGACAGAAGTTGTGGGAAAACAGCTTGGGAATTTTTTTGGGGAGTTCATCATGTATGATCAAAAGAATGATGCAAGTCTGTGGAGGGAGTATATGCGTATAAAGATAAAGATTGATGTCCGTAAGTCATTGAAATGAAAGAAAAAGATTACGTACAGAAATGGAAAAGAATTTATGATGTAGTGTAAGTATGAAAGATTAGgaaatttttgttttgtttgtgaTATGGTATCCCATACTGAGAGTTATCGTATGCGATTCTTGGATAGTCGAGGTGATGAAAGTAAGAAGGAGTGGGGATTATGGCTTCGTGTGCGGCCGCGAAGACTAGCTGGTCAAGGGAGGAGTAAATGGCTTCGTGAAGACTGTGATGGTGGATGGGAGGAAAAAATTGGAAAGAGTAACAGAACCCCGAGATCTGAGGAATCTGTTACCAGTGGGGAGAGTTTTCAGGAGCGGATTAGAAGAGTTGATTTATATATTTCCAAAAATAATTCTATTATGTAGGACATTCAAATTCAAAAGACAAATGATAAGGCGCCAAAAAATAATCAATTGTTTTTAATTGGGCCGGGTGAGGGTGAGTTAGATGGGCTTGCAGTTTTAAATAACAGGAGGAGAAAGATGAGTCTAAGGCCCATGTGGTTATGTATACAGGAGATAGGTCTCATGTCAAAGTGTTTAATAATTCTGAGTTCATTCGTATAGATGCTACTCCTTCTGCAATGGATTGTGTGGTGTCTTCCTTTATTGATTTGGCTACGCTTACAGGGCAAGCTAGACAGCCATTATGAATCACCTATGTTGGAACTGTCGGAGTTTGGGAAAACCTTGTACATTTCGTGTTTTAGGAGACCTTGTTAAGGCCTACAACCCCGACCTTTTAtttctgtctgaaactattgctCGTGTTGATAAGATAAAGGAGATTTGTGTTAAGTTTGGTTTGTTGATTATTTTGTTGTTGATTGTGTGGGCAGAAGTGGTGGCTTGGCAGTCATG is a window from the Apium graveolens cultivar Ventura chromosome 1, ASM990537v1, whole genome shotgun sequence genome containing:
- the LOC141678189 gene encoding glucan endo-1,3-beta-glucosidase-like is translated as MISSPFFSLVTLAFLTMLLIAKPTLTGAATVGVAYGRDGNNLPSPREVVDLYRSQGIGAMRIYWPDPEVLQALKGSGIELVLGVPNTDLQQLASDIPSAQRWVRTNVLNYPDVKVKYISVGNEVTPVNPQSRYATFVVPAMTNIFNAVKDAGLFQKVRVSTTLDTSVIDEKTSYPPSAGNFRRDVMWFMNPIIGFLTDTNQPILFTVYPYYAYISNNRIKLPYVLFTQQSPEFTDNGLKYYNLFDAMLDGVYSALEKNSGPAAMPAAMLNGTVSSSLRRGYQVKAVITETGYRHTPGPPRGHGRRTLLASEDACTYYENLVKHVTSIGTPKRPGPIETYLFAMFDEDKKPEDQRNFGIFGLNKQPRCAINFHGT